A single Myxococcus virescens DNA region contains:
- a CDS encoding phage major capsid protein yields the protein MSRLDNSTLLAKADLALADLAAGGGILQPAQAQKFMRLLIKQSVLLQQCTVVPMAAPKQQFSKLKFGSRILRPGQEATAVPAAQRVKPDLSQVELDAKLFKGEVRLSDEVLEDSIERGELRQTLMEMMADAISRDMEEILVNGDTASADPFLATLDGVLKQATSNVVDAAGAPISKEVLGDLLKSLPSEHLRDKSSMGFLLPA from the coding sequence ATGAGCCGTCTCGACAACAGCACCCTCTTGGCCAAGGCGGACCTGGCCCTCGCCGACCTCGCGGCCGGCGGCGGCATCCTCCAGCCCGCCCAGGCGCAGAAGTTCATGCGCCTGCTCATAAAGCAGTCAGTGCTCCTCCAGCAATGCACCGTCGTCCCCATGGCGGCGCCCAAGCAGCAGTTCAGCAAGCTGAAGTTCGGCAGCCGCATCCTCCGTCCCGGTCAGGAGGCCACCGCCGTCCCCGCCGCCCAGCGCGTGAAGCCGGACCTCTCCCAGGTGGAGCTGGACGCCAAGCTCTTCAAGGGTGAGGTGCGCCTCTCCGACGAGGTGCTGGAGGACTCCATCGAGCGCGGCGAGCTGCGCCAGACGCTCATGGAAATGATGGCGGACGCAATCAGCCGTGACATGGAGGAAATCCTCGTCAACGGGGACACTGCCTCGGCGGACCCCTTCCTCGCCACGCTGGACGGCGTGTTGAAGCAGGCCACCAGCAACGTCGTGGACGCGGCCGGCGCGCCCATCTCCAAGGAAGTCCTGGGCGACTTGCTCAAGTCGCTGCCCTCGGAGCACCTGCGCGACAAGAGCAGCATGGGGTTCCTCTTACCAGCGTAG
- a CDS encoding IPT/TIG domain-containing protein: MAIPSLTSVAPSSGPTSGGDILRLAGTGFAARVAVRLGGLHAEVLSVREETGTAYVDVRTPMHEVGTVDVELLNLSADGRPIPGEGAVLPGAYRYLRPRVAKEATLTRLVRTLLRELKRQVVANVSASISVDYDDTMADGLNVIAIASLPSVVLSGPTLRESRRYSTNVLHEDVVQGPSGAELVRRRPAYTVDLAFTLTAASNRTAELFNLMAAVATFLNRNRWLSMARDAEDASRGTVRWEMDADGEVRTQLGSRDDVRAFTWGLVVRGFDVDEGLPLDIGKAVAGTHLETDSLPGGTT, translated from the coding sequence ATGGCCATCCCCTCCCTCACCTCGGTGGCGCCCTCCTCGGGCCCCACCAGCGGCGGAGACATTCTCCGCCTCGCGGGCACGGGCTTCGCCGCGCGGGTGGCCGTGCGACTGGGCGGGCTGCACGCGGAGGTCCTCTCTGTCCGTGAGGAGACGGGAACTGCCTACGTGGACGTGCGGACGCCCATGCATGAGGTGGGCACCGTCGACGTGGAGCTGCTCAACCTCTCCGCGGACGGACGCCCCATTCCAGGCGAGGGCGCTGTCCTCCCTGGGGCCTACCGCTACCTGCGCCCGCGCGTCGCGAAGGAAGCGACGCTCACCCGCCTCGTGCGCACCTTGCTGCGCGAGCTGAAGCGCCAGGTGGTGGCCAACGTCAGCGCCAGCATCTCCGTCGACTACGACGACACGATGGCGGACGGCCTCAACGTCATCGCCATCGCCTCGCTGCCCTCAGTGGTGCTGTCAGGCCCCACGCTGCGCGAGAGTCGTCGCTACTCCACCAACGTCCTTCACGAGGACGTCGTGCAGGGCCCCTCCGGCGCGGAGCTGGTGCGCAGGCGCCCCGCGTACACGGTGGACTTGGCCTTCACCCTCACGGCGGCCTCCAACCGCACCGCCGAACTCTTCAACCTCATGGCCGCCGTGGCCACCTTCCTCAACCGCAACCGCTGGCTCTCCATGGCCCGGGACGCGGAGGACGCCTCGCGCGGCACCGTCCGCTGGGAAATGGACGCGGACGGCGAAGTGCGCACGCAGCTCGGCAGCCGCGATGACGTGCGCGCCTTCACCTGGGGCCTGGTGGTGCGCGGCTTCGACGTCGACGAGGGCCTGCCTCTCGACATCGGCAAGGCCGTCGCTGGGACGCACCTCGAAACGGACTCACTCCCTGGAGGCACCACATGA
- a CDS encoding phage tail protein: MAIIGQPRSFHKRFKFLCEVDGLGHSGFQKCSELSVEVANVQYFEGGSLIPNKSPGRLTFSDVTLERGATQDHQLFDWFQDVVHTASGLGLPDSLYKRNLDIVQQDRDGTTLRRWSLSRAWPVKFVAGEWDNESDENVIESVTLTYDFFELAK, from the coding sequence ATGGCCATCATCGGACAGCCGCGCAGCTTTCATAAGCGCTTCAAATTCTTGTGCGAGGTGGACGGCCTCGGGCACTCCGGTTTCCAGAAGTGCAGCGAGTTGTCCGTCGAAGTCGCCAACGTCCAGTACTTCGAGGGCGGCAGCCTCATCCCCAACAAGTCCCCGGGGCGCCTCACCTTCTCCGACGTCACGTTGGAGAGAGGCGCCACGCAGGACCACCAGCTCTTCGACTGGTTCCAGGACGTCGTCCATACCGCCAGCGGATTGGGCCTGCCGGACAGCCTCTACAAGCGCAACCTCGACATCGTCCAGCAAGACAGGGACGGCACCACGCTGCGCCGGTGGAGCCTCTCCCGCGCATGGCCGGTGAAGTTCGTCGCGGGCGAATGGGACAACGAGAGTGACGAGAACGTCATCGAGTCCGTCACCCTCACCTACGACTTCTTCGAGTTGGCCAAGTAG
- a CDS encoding phage tail sheath family protein, with translation MVSYVSQEAALEGLSEHAAIYWPRVKVLNPSRGVFGNVAQLAVPPSGIIAGVFARNDAARPGGVYEASAGIEAGRMFGVLGFESKECLDEKKRDIVYPRRINPLTTGPGLPRFIDGSRTLKASGNFPYVAERRGVSFIERSLKAGLQFARHRNNTEGLRAQVRRSIATFLLAQMKNGAFRSQEPAKAFFVDVSDALNPPSVVFAGKLVARIGLATNKPAEFIVLRIAQDTRALEAELASAGL, from the coding sequence ATGGTGTCCTACGTCTCGCAGGAGGCGGCTCTCGAAGGACTGTCTGAGCACGCGGCCATCTACTGGCCCCGCGTGAAGGTGCTCAACCCCTCCCGCGGCGTCTTCGGCAACGTCGCGCAGCTCGCCGTCCCGCCCTCCGGCATCATCGCTGGCGTCTTCGCTCGCAACGACGCTGCGCGTCCCGGCGGGGTGTATGAAGCCTCCGCGGGCATCGAAGCCGGGCGCATGTTCGGCGTCCTCGGCTTCGAGTCCAAGGAGTGCCTCGACGAGAAGAAGCGGGACATCGTCTACCCCCGCCGCATCAACCCGCTCACCACGGGGCCCGGCCTGCCGCGCTTCATCGACGGCAGCCGCACGCTGAAGGCCAGCGGGAACTTCCCCTACGTCGCCGAGCGACGCGGGGTGTCCTTCATCGAGCGCAGCCTCAAGGCGGGCCTGCAGTTCGCCCGGCACCGCAACAACACGGAAGGGCTGCGCGCCCAGGTGCGGCGCTCTATCGCCACCTTCCTCCTCGCGCAGATGAAGAACGGGGCCTTCCGCAGCCAGGAGCCCGCCAAGGCCTTCTTTGTCGACGTGTCAGACGCGTTGAACCCGCCGTCCGTCGTCTTCGCCGGAAAGCTGGTGGCACGCATCGGGCTCGCCACCAACAAGCCGGCCGAGTTCATCGTCTTGCGCATCGCCCAGGACACCCGCGCCCTCGAAGCCGAGCTGGCTTCAGCGGGCCTGTGA
- a CDS encoding peptidoglycan-binding protein has product MSIAAGLARPPRCVLVNVLTGEAMECLFNPTQLVEKLQVNWNRLAVPGLSHQVLQFQGTSNRQLAGVEFYLDAFATQQADTSNIMAFRGFLRALTVPPAGTEGVLATAPPRVLILWPGVLTVECVVASVEFQYRQLAVDGRVLVYTATVTFEEILDTRVTSEQLRQEVP; this is encoded by the coding sequence GTGTCCATCGCTGCCGGCCTCGCCCGTCCTCCTCGCTGCGTGCTGGTGAATGTCCTCACCGGTGAGGCCATGGAGTGCCTCTTCAACCCCACGCAGTTGGTAGAGAAGCTCCAGGTGAATTGGAACCGCCTGGCCGTACCGGGCCTGTCTCACCAGGTGCTCCAGTTTCAGGGCACCTCCAACCGACAGCTGGCAGGCGTGGAGTTCTACCTCGACGCCTTCGCCACGCAGCAGGCCGACACGTCCAACATCATGGCGTTCCGCGGCTTCCTGCGCGCCCTCACCGTGCCTCCGGCGGGTACTGAGGGTGTGCTGGCGACAGCGCCGCCGCGCGTCCTCATCCTCTGGCCCGGCGTCCTCACCGTGGAGTGCGTCGTCGCCAGCGTGGAGTTCCAGTACCGCCAGCTCGCCGTCGACGGACGCGTCCTCGTCTACACCGCCACCGTCACCTTCGAGGAGATTCTCGACACCCGTGTCACCTCCGAGCAGCTCCGTCAGGAGGTGCCGTAA
- a CDS encoding phage tail tape measure protein, producing MLNNLGLGFVFTARDLASGTFQGVERNFMSLDRRVGLGTARIETAFQRLGVAMAIFTAGAVTVGASLSLANVAGQFEQALAGVAAVSGASAEVLGQLRDAAIQASLATQFTPTESVLGLRELTQAGFTAAESMDLLLPVLDLAGGSLGELTPQGAAGLASQAMKAFGISTDKAAISVDQMLQAVNVFALSANELPLALGTAARGAQALNQSLPETLIALGLVKNVVPGVERASTAVAVAMERMADPQVQAHLRGLGVAVTDSKGNFLSFLGILDKLSPALERMTAAQRSAFLLKAFGREALGGVNAILTQFTNGIRKDTGEVVRGAEALKYLRDEFENAGGTATKFREQMLDTFQGQKTLLAGNLETLAIVLGEPFSQVLKPLVTLVASAVQQVLGVFQALPGPVKRAFAAFALGAGALVSLVGAVIAAKVGLALLVVGLKVLGLTLGSLLATVLPAVAAVVLLGVAVAGLAYAFRHNLGGLGDFARRVQEQVTLAFRGLVQFFEDGGFSGAVREELGRAENAGLKDFLINLYLWAHRVHSFFSGLADGFSSGIEAARPTLDAFQATLGRVGEALGFLSERDDATTAAAKFAAFGASGATVGRALTRVFDFVVRGLTAAAEVVEGLAGQWGYMKAGVDVLLGSLAHLGRVLGGALSGLLGTNSALQQGSSGWALMGQAIGFAIGNITTVVGVLVSAVSLAVSVVGGVLNAALAAFSGIVDVFWGVVMALSGILTGDWAEAWTGMKLVVFGVVDAISGVLLELVGAILGVVDAVASLFGTDTGLQQALRTARLGLHRDLSVAFGLDDATGSAATPVTAVSSASPTSPVDWPLESSSMPAVAALQASLPQPEVLSSQPASPASAPVLVSVQVDGEVLAQATARAERDAASRSFSPMPAY from the coding sequence GTGCTCAACAACCTCGGCCTGGGCTTCGTCTTCACGGCGCGGGACCTGGCCTCTGGCACCTTTCAGGGCGTGGAGCGCAACTTCATGAGCCTGGACAGGCGCGTAGGGTTGGGCACCGCGCGCATTGAAACCGCCTTTCAGCGGCTCGGCGTCGCCATGGCCATCTTCACGGCCGGCGCCGTCACCGTGGGCGCATCCCTCTCGCTGGCCAACGTTGCCGGCCAGTTCGAGCAAGCCCTGGCGGGCGTGGCCGCCGTCTCCGGCGCCTCGGCCGAGGTGCTCGGGCAACTTCGTGACGCGGCCATCCAAGCCAGCCTCGCCACGCAATTCACGCCCACCGAGTCCGTGCTGGGCCTTCGCGAGCTCACCCAGGCCGGCTTCACCGCCGCTGAGTCCATGGATTTGCTGCTACCGGTGTTGGACCTGGCGGGTGGCTCGCTGGGAGAGCTGACACCCCAGGGCGCAGCGGGCCTCGCGTCGCAGGCGATGAAGGCCTTCGGCATCTCCACCGACAAGGCCGCCATCTCCGTCGACCAAATGCTCCAGGCAGTCAACGTCTTCGCCCTCAGCGCGAATGAGTTGCCCCTGGCCCTCGGCACCGCCGCGCGCGGCGCACAGGCCCTCAACCAGTCCCTGCCCGAGACACTCATCGCCCTCGGCCTCGTGAAGAACGTCGTCCCCGGCGTGGAGCGCGCGTCCACCGCCGTCGCCGTGGCCATGGAGCGCATGGCGGACCCGCAGGTGCAAGCGCACCTGCGCGGCCTGGGTGTTGCCGTCACCGACTCCAAAGGCAACTTCCTCTCCTTCCTCGGCATCCTCGACAAGCTGTCGCCCGCCCTCGAGCGCATGACGGCGGCGCAGCGCTCCGCCTTCCTCTTGAAGGCCTTCGGCCGCGAGGCGCTTGGCGGCGTGAATGCCATCCTCACGCAGTTCACCAATGGCATTCGCAAGGACACTGGAGAAGTCGTCCGCGGCGCCGAGGCCCTCAAGTACCTGCGCGATGAGTTCGAAAATGCGGGCGGCACGGCCACGAAGTTCCGTGAGCAGATGCTGGACACGTTTCAGGGCCAGAAGACGCTGCTCGCCGGCAACCTGGAGACGCTCGCCATCGTCCTCGGGGAGCCCTTCAGTCAGGTGTTGAAGCCCCTCGTCACCCTCGTCGCCAGCGCGGTGCAGCAGGTGCTGGGTGTCTTCCAGGCCCTGCCCGGCCCGGTGAAGCGAGCCTTCGCAGCCTTCGCTCTCGGGGCTGGTGCCCTGGTTTCCCTCGTCGGCGCTGTCATCGCCGCGAAGGTGGGCCTGGCGCTGCTGGTGGTGGGCCTCAAGGTGCTGGGCCTCACCCTGGGCAGCCTCCTGGCCACGGTGCTTCCGGCGGTAGCCGCTGTCGTCCTCCTGGGTGTCGCCGTGGCCGGCCTCGCCTATGCCTTCCGTCACAACCTCGGGGGCCTGGGCGACTTCGCGCGGCGTGTGCAGGAGCAGGTGACGCTCGCCTTCCGAGGCCTCGTCCAGTTCTTCGAGGACGGGGGCTTCTCCGGCGCGGTGCGGGAGGAGTTGGGCCGGGCCGAGAATGCCGGGCTGAAGGACTTCCTCATCAACCTCTACCTGTGGGCCCACCGCGTCCACAGCTTCTTTTCCGGCCTCGCCGACGGATTCTCTTCCGGCATTGAGGCCGCGCGCCCCACCCTCGACGCCTTCCAGGCGACGCTTGGGCGGGTGGGCGAAGCGCTGGGCTTCCTCTCCGAGCGGGACGACGCGACCACGGCCGCTGCGAAGTTCGCCGCCTTCGGGGCCTCGGGCGCCACGGTGGGCCGCGCCCTCACCCGCGTCTTCGACTTCGTCGTCAGGGGCCTGACGGCCGCCGCGGAGGTGGTGGAGGGCCTGGCGGGCCAGTGGGGCTACATGAAGGCCGGCGTCGACGTCCTCCTCGGCAGCCTGGCGCACCTCGGCCGCGTCCTCGGCGGGGCCCTCTCGGGCCTCTTGGGCACCAACTCCGCCTTGCAGCAGGGCAGCAGTGGGTGGGCCCTCATGGGGCAAGCCATCGGGTTTGCCATCGGCAATATCACCACCGTCGTGGGCGTGCTGGTGTCCGCCGTCTCCCTCGCCGTGTCCGTGGTGGGGGGCGTCCTCAACGCGGCCCTGGCGGCCTTCTCCGGCATCGTCGACGTCTTCTGGGGCGTCGTCATGGCGCTCAGTGGCATCCTCACCGGCGACTGGGCCGAGGCGTGGACGGGGATGAAGCTCGTCGTCTTCGGCGTGGTGGACGCCATTTCCGGCGTCCTCCTGGAGTTGGTGGGCGCCATCCTCGGCGTCGTGGACGCGGTGGCGAGCCTCTTCGGCACGGACACCGGCCTCCAGCAGGCGCTACGCACGGCCCGACTGGGCCTCCACCGGGACTTGTCCGTCGCCTTCGGCCTCGACGACGCCACCGGCAGCGCCGCCACACCTGTGACTGCCGTCTCCTCGGCTTCGCCCACCTCGCCAGTGGATTGGCCCCTGGAGTCCTCGTCGATGCCGGCGGTGGCGGCCCTCCAGGCCTCGCTGCCCCAGCCCGAGGTGCTCTCCTCGCAGCCGGCTTCGCCTGCCAGCGCACCCGTCCTCGTGAGCGTCCAGGTGGACGGAGAGGTGCTGGCCCAGGCCACGGCGCGTGCCGAGAGGGACGCCGCCTCCCGCAGCTTCTCCCCCATGCCAGCGTACTGA
- a CDS encoding XkdF-like putative serine protease domain-containing protein: MGNTLTKALARARHVLESLQGEPVEKTIWGSPAGKKRLAKRLVAMLPAHKTYVEPFAGSAAVLFAKEPSDVEAINDADTEIADAYRLIQKLTPASLAKLKKLPWVGDEKTFKSLFDAKPKGDVERLHRFLYLTHFSYGKLRGRSFSPNGAGTQAKTLARIEQFAPRLKRVKVYGGDYEKVVRKYDGKDTVFFLDPPYPGYNVDVGEGDFDEERFYGVLKSLKGRWLMTYGIRGKLPGMLKDSGFVVKRIRTPRTIAAMRGVGGSSVLTQLLVSNYQPAAKALEGGPDFTVDEWQPEESPDTASFLATKPLLKGVEPDDERYVLGVVLEPETVDAQGDLYSAAEIRQAAHRFMEEFGGLGLMHQMRVNGHVKVLESYLAPVDFNLGEVPVRKGTWLLAVRVLSDELWGRVKDGQLTGFSIGGTARRLPEASPASETPPSDTPAADSQPEAA; the protein is encoded by the coding sequence ATGGGTAACACTCTCACGAAGGCCCTCGCCCGGGCCCGGCATGTCCTGGAGTCCCTCCAGGGCGAGCCGGTGGAAAAAACCATCTGGGGCAGCCCCGCGGGCAAGAAGCGCCTCGCGAAGCGCCTGGTGGCCATGCTGCCCGCGCACAAGACGTATGTGGAGCCCTTCGCCGGCAGCGCCGCCGTCCTCTTTGCCAAGGAGCCCTCGGACGTCGAAGCCATCAACGACGCGGACACCGAAATCGCCGACGCCTACCGGCTCATCCAGAAGCTGACGCCCGCGAGCTTGGCCAAGCTGAAGAAGCTGCCGTGGGTGGGCGACGAGAAGACATTCAAGAGCCTCTTCGACGCCAAGCCGAAGGGCGACGTCGAGCGCCTGCACCGCTTCCTCTACTTGACGCACTTCTCCTACGGGAAGCTGCGCGGACGCAGTTTCAGCCCCAACGGCGCGGGCACGCAGGCGAAGACGCTCGCTCGCATTGAGCAGTTCGCCCCGCGCCTCAAGCGCGTGAAGGTGTACGGCGGCGACTACGAGAAGGTGGTCCGCAAGTACGACGGGAAGGACACCGTCTTCTTCCTGGACCCACCCTACCCTGGCTACAACGTCGACGTCGGCGAGGGAGACTTCGACGAGGAGCGCTTCTACGGCGTCCTCAAGTCGCTGAAGGGCCGCTGGCTCATGACGTATGGCATCCGGGGCAAGCTGCCCGGGATGCTGAAGGACTCCGGCTTCGTCGTGAAGCGGATCCGCACGCCTCGCACCATCGCCGCCATGCGCGGCGTGGGCGGCTCCTCCGTGCTCACGCAGCTCCTCGTCAGCAACTACCAGCCCGCCGCGAAGGCGCTGGAGGGCGGCCCGGACTTCACGGTGGACGAATGGCAGCCGGAGGAGTCGCCCGACACCGCCTCCTTCCTCGCGACGAAGCCACTCCTCAAAGGCGTCGAGCCCGACGACGAGCGGTACGTCCTGGGCGTCGTCCTGGAGCCGGAGACGGTGGACGCGCAGGGCGACCTCTACTCCGCCGCGGAGATTCGCCAGGCCGCGCACCGCTTCATGGAGGAGTTCGGCGGCCTGGGCCTCATGCACCAGATGCGTGTCAACGGGCACGTCAAGGTGCTGGAGAGCTACCTCGCCCCCGTCGACTTCAATCTGGGCGAGGTGCCGGTGCGCAAGGGCACTTGGCTGCTGGCGGTGCGCGTCCTCTCGGATGAGCTCTGGGGCCGGGTGAAGGACGGCCAGTTGACGGGCTTCAGCATCGGCGGCACCGCGCGCCGGCTCCCCGAGGCCTCTCCCGCTTCCGAGACGCCCCCTTCTGACACCCCTGCCGCTGACTCCCAGCCGGAGGCCGCATGA
- a CDS encoding phage tail sheath protein gives MSRELLSSKIVVEEEEPQVRGIPSAPTSVAGAVGLAERGPIGQAVLCTSFEEYQATFGGFTPDSDLALAAMGFFENGGSNLWVVRTAHYEDASIPESHTATRAAAALTTGGGPTPAVVRGTMRPPFTLADGQRLGVSVNGSEAVDVVFSGVAASVSAGRPGPYALTAGQALRVRVDAGRDVFIPFAEGDFDDIAQATAQEVAAVLNAGLVGGRALVEDGVLRIASDTQGAASRLEVGDEVAGDVFGFPGGPQVGSGNVQSLRAVELMEVRALVEAAVAGVRVAPSSLGALQLLTQSTGPGASLHVQGDAASGLGLDAMLHTGDASGDIDVLLLEAKDAGAYANRLEVEVRPSTNGAPDTFDVLVLEDGAYRESFPNLSSSGDDARYAERVLNDERTGSSYVRAFMVQPGAFPDEQTVALTGGTDGLVGLDDTDFIGSEAGGSGLLRARRSAGPHASPGPRPGDACRAQRHGALLRGGERRPGVRHSRLARGLQGGGHGVLRLAGGGSRRTV, from the coding sequence GTGAGTCGTGAGCTGCTGTCGTCGAAAATCGTGGTTGAGGAGGAGGAGCCGCAGGTCCGCGGAATTCCTTCCGCGCCCACCTCGGTGGCGGGTGCCGTAGGCCTTGCGGAGCGCGGCCCCATCGGCCAGGCCGTGCTGTGCACCTCCTTCGAAGAGTACCAAGCCACCTTCGGCGGCTTCACGCCGGACTCGGACTTGGCCCTCGCCGCCATGGGCTTCTTCGAGAATGGCGGCAGCAACCTCTGGGTGGTGCGCACCGCCCACTACGAGGACGCGTCCATCCCCGAGTCGCACACGGCCACGCGTGCGGCGGCGGCCCTCACCACGGGTGGCGGGCCGACGCCCGCTGTCGTACGCGGCACCATGCGGCCTCCCTTCACGTTGGCCGACGGCCAGCGACTGGGCGTGTCCGTCAACGGCTCCGAGGCGGTGGACGTCGTCTTCTCCGGCGTCGCGGCTTCCGTCTCTGCGGGGCGCCCTGGGCCCTATGCCCTCACCGCCGGCCAGGCGCTCCGCGTGCGCGTCGACGCCGGGCGGGACGTCTTCATCCCCTTCGCCGAGGGGGACTTCGACGACATCGCCCAGGCCACCGCCCAGGAGGTGGCCGCCGTCCTCAACGCCGGACTCGTTGGGGGCCGCGCCCTCGTGGAAGACGGTGTGCTGAGAATCGCCAGCGACACACAGGGCGCCGCCAGCCGCCTGGAGGTGGGCGACGAGGTGGCTGGCGACGTCTTCGGCTTCCCCGGTGGCCCCCAGGTGGGGAGCGGCAACGTCCAGAGTCTGCGCGCCGTCGAGTTGATGGAGGTGCGTGCTCTCGTCGAGGCGGCGGTGGCTGGTGTCCGCGTGGCGCCATCCTCCCTGGGGGCCCTGCAGTTGCTCACCCAGTCCACGGGCCCTGGCGCCTCCCTGCATGTGCAGGGAGACGCGGCCTCCGGGCTCGGACTGGACGCGATGCTGCACACAGGCGACGCCTCCGGCGACATCGACGTCCTTCTCCTAGAGGCCAAGGACGCGGGTGCCTACGCCAACCGCCTCGAGGTGGAGGTGCGTCCCTCCACCAACGGTGCCCCCGACACCTTCGACGTCCTCGTCCTTGAGGACGGCGCCTACCGCGAGTCCTTCCCCAACCTCTCCTCGTCCGGGGACGACGCACGCTACGCCGAGCGCGTCCTCAATGACGAGCGCACCGGCTCTTCCTACGTCCGGGCCTTCATGGTGCAACCCGGCGCCTTCCCCGACGAGCAGACGGTGGCACTCACAGGCGGTACCGACGGCCTCGTCGGCTTGGACGACACGGACTTCATCGGCTCGGAGGCCGGCGGGAGCGGTCTTTTACGCGCTCGACGAAGTGCAGGACCTCACGCTTCTCCTGGTCCCCGGCCGGGCGACGCCTGCCGTGCACAACGCCATGGTGCGCTACTGCGAGGTGGCGAGAGGCGGCCTGGTGTTCGCCATTCTCGACTCGCCCGCGGGCTACAGGGCGGCGGACATGGTGTCCTACGTCTCGCAGGAGGCGGCTCTCGAAGGACTGTCTGA